One window from the genome of Dyadobacter sp. CECT 9275 encodes:
- a CDS encoding NAD-dependent epimerase/dehydratase family protein — MLDQLPVYRDKIEKLKGPVFVFGASGFIGANLFNDIFKIRKDCYALTHDATKAWRLKLLNVPFENIIHCDILSNNSVSEVFEKYKPQTIFNLAAYGAYSKQSSVNLTYETNVLGTVNILQNCTREMVYIHAGSSSEYGFNCTAPKETDRVEPNSHYAVSKVSAAYLLEYYARLAGLKTLNLRLYSIYGYWEEPDRLISRLIEKARQKQLPSLVSPDISRDFVFIEDCVEAFVDAALKVDRATSGKSYNIATGRKTTIGDLVNTSRKTFGIPQEPQWGSMSNRNWDLAEWYGNPGSFQDDFGWVARTSLEEGLSKTEQWQQAIRYEETVIPAFENPKLNPVITAIIACYKDAQAIPYMYDRLVKTFNQLKVRYEIIFVNDNSPDNQEEVINNICDKDPNVVGISHSRNFGSQSAFLSGMEIATGDCVVLMDGDLQDPPEIIPDFYEKWMEGNDVVYGVRVQREMKPHIHFFYKTFYKVFQSLSYIPIPRDAGDFSMIDRKVVKELVDLPETEQFLRGLRAWVGFKQTGVPYVRPERMFGVSTNNWTKNIWWAKKAIFSFSFAPLELMSYAGFALTGLSILGIIWQILAKFIFFPDTPQGISTVIVLIVFFGGLTILGISFLGEYITKIFEETKKRPKYIRTRIRRGSKSYKTADEIRTLVKQLRK; from the coding sequence ATGCTTGATCAGTTACCGGTCTATCGCGATAAAATTGAAAAACTAAAAGGACCAGTTTTCGTATTCGGTGCCAGCGGTTTTATCGGTGCCAATCTTTTCAACGATATTTTCAAAATCAGGAAAGACTGTTACGCACTCACACACGACGCAACCAAAGCATGGCGGCTGAAATTGCTGAATGTGCCGTTTGAAAACATTATTCACTGTGATATCCTTTCAAATAATTCGGTTTCGGAGGTATTTGAAAAATACAAACCACAAACGATTTTCAATCTGGCCGCCTACGGCGCTTACAGCAAGCAAAGCAGTGTGAACCTCACTTATGAAACCAATGTGTTAGGTACGGTCAACATTCTTCAGAACTGCACCCGTGAAATGGTGTATATCCATGCCGGAAGCAGCTCGGAATATGGCTTTAACTGTACCGCTCCCAAAGAGACGGATCGCGTGGAGCCTAACAGCCATTATGCCGTTTCCAAGGTATCCGCCGCTTATCTGTTAGAATATTATGCCCGGTTGGCTGGTCTCAAAACCCTAAATCTCAGGCTTTATTCCATATACGGTTACTGGGAAGAACCCGATCGGCTCATTTCCAGATTAATCGAAAAAGCACGTCAAAAACAGTTACCATCACTGGTATCCCCGGACATCAGCCGGGACTTTGTTTTTATAGAAGACTGCGTGGAGGCGTTTGTAGATGCCGCCCTTAAAGTAGACCGAGCTACCTCGGGTAAATCCTATAATATAGCCACTGGCCGAAAAACGACGATCGGGGACCTTGTAAATACTTCCCGCAAAACATTTGGTATCCCTCAGGAACCTCAATGGGGAAGCATGTCCAACAGGAACTGGGACCTGGCCGAATGGTATGGAAACCCCGGTTCTTTCCAGGATGATTTTGGCTGGGTTGCACGAACTTCCCTTGAAGAGGGATTGTCCAAGACAGAGCAATGGCAGCAGGCGATACGGTATGAGGAAACCGTCATACCCGCCTTTGAAAATCCGAAACTGAACCCGGTAATCACAGCCATTATTGCCTGCTACAAGGATGCCCAGGCCATTCCCTACATGTACGACAGGCTGGTTAAAACTTTCAACCAACTGAAAGTTCGTTATGAGATCATCTTCGTGAACGACAATTCTCCTGATAACCAGGAAGAAGTCATTAATAACATTTGTGACAAAGACCCCAACGTAGTGGGTATCAGCCATTCCAGGAACTTTGGCTCACAGTCGGCTTTCCTGAGTGGTATGGAAATTGCTACCGGCGACTGCGTGGTACTCATGGATGGTGATCTTCAGGACCCACCGGAAATCATTCCCGATTTTTATGAAAAATGGATGGAAGGAAATGATGTGGTGTATGGCGTACGCGTGCAGCGTGAAATGAAACCGCATATTCATTTCTTTTACAAAACCTTTTATAAAGTATTCCAGAGCCTGAGCTACATCCCCATACCGCGCGATGCGGGTGATTTCTCCATGATCGACAGGAAAGTGGTAAAGGAACTGGTTGATCTTCCCGAAACAGAACAGTTTCTGAGAGGTTTGCGCGCCTGGGTTGGTTTTAAGCAAACAGGAGTACCTTATGTGCGCCCTGAAAGGATGTTTGGGGTTTCAACCAACAACTGGACCAAAAATATATGGTGGGCGAAAAAAGCGATTTTCTCATTCAGTTTTGCTCCGCTTGAACTGATGAGTTATGCCGGTTTTGCACTAACGGGTTTATCAATTCTGGGAATTATCTGGCAGATCCTGGCCAAGTTTATCTTCTTCCCCGACACACCGCAAGGTATCAGTACTGTCATCGTTCTGATCGTATTCTTTGGAGGGCTTACCATTCTGGGGATATCATTCCTGGGTGAGTATATCACCAAAATATTTGAAGAGACTAAAAAACGACCGAAATATATTCGTACTCGTATCAGACGCGGCTCCAAGTCCTATAAAACCGCTGATGAAATAAGGACACTTGTAAAACAGCTAAGAAAATGA
- a CDS encoding transketolase family protein — MRKEFSSAIEELAAEDDSIVFITGDLGYNALENLQGKLGKRFINAGVAEQNMVGVAAGFAHKGYKVFCYSIAPFIVYRCLEQFRNDVCFHNLPVFLVGNGGGYGYGIMGSSHHTLEDIACLSGLQNANVWVPAFSDEVGPVIRQIVADAHPAYLRLGAGKTTPDNSYSSGSFKVIHKGAEAEMTVFALGPVANNVMTALGQIPEIASKINVITALHFPLKIENDLMEILASAPHIMVAEEHIGTGGLAQQLSVQLLEKGVGISSFKSLKAEGYPNSRYGSQAYHQKLSGLDAASIAGYISQMMIPA, encoded by the coding sequence ATGAGAAAAGAATTTTCGTCTGCCATTGAGGAACTGGCCGCTGAGGACGACTCCATCGTCTTCATTACGGGTGACCTTGGATACAACGCACTTGAAAATCTGCAGGGCAAGCTTGGCAAGCGTTTTATAAATGCCGGTGTTGCCGAGCAGAACATGGTAGGAGTAGCGGCGGGTTTTGCACACAAAGGGTACAAAGTGTTTTGCTACAGTATCGCTCCGTTTATCGTTTACAGATGTCTGGAGCAATTTCGTAACGATGTCTGCTTTCACAACCTGCCGGTTTTCCTGGTTGGTAACGGTGGCGGATACGGTTACGGCATCATGGGCAGCAGCCACCATACCCTGGAAGATATTGCCTGCCTGAGCGGATTACAAAATGCAAATGTATGGGTTCCGGCGTTTTCCGATGAAGTGGGCCCGGTGATCAGGCAAATAGTGGCAGACGCCCACCCAGCCTATCTGCGGCTTGGCGCCGGGAAAACCACGCCCGACAATAGTTACTCTTCCGGGTCGTTCAAGGTGATCCATAAAGGTGCGGAAGCCGAAATGACCGTTTTTGCCCTTGGCCCCGTAGCAAATAATGTGATGACCGCTTTGGGGCAAATTCCCGAAATAGCCTCAAAAATAAACGTGATAACCGCCCTGCATTTCCCTCTGAAAATCGAAAACGACCTGATGGAAATACTGGCTTCTGCCCCGCATATTATGGTTGCCGAAGAGCATATTGGTACCGGTGGCCTGGCGCAGCAGCTTTCTGTACAGCTTCTTGAAAAAGGCGTGGGGATAAGTTCCTTCAAAAGTCTAAAAGCCGAAGGATACCCCAACTCCCGATATGGAAGCCAGGCTTATCATCAGAAGCTCTCCGGCCTGGATGCCGCTTCCATTGCGGGTTATATCAGTCAAATGATGATTCCCGCATGA
- a CDS encoding acyltransferase family protein → MHTTSKGHIIQLDGIRFIAVALVLIDHLLADINTIPFGPLGVTIFFVLSGFLITRILLKSKEKTASEPGGFKKYLRKFLIRRTIRIFPVYYLCIAVLYILDVPPVREQLAWLALYGTNIYIAVNQHWMGVVDHFWSLAVEEQVYLFFPFLIFFVSRKNLIPWLGFMGVFSVALRFYFYFSGKEWFVSYVTMPACLDSFALGGLMAWLQLYKTDVFVRLFNKSWPVVLGLLSWILLHYISKHLGQKYNIANVVLDRLVSSIFCFFLIGRGVIGYGGLMKFFLENPVSVYLGKISYGIYLYHNFVYNHFHSGPNHPVVRFFNKAYRNFPELENYPAFQVVSVCIFTVMIASVSWHFFEKPINALKDKYAG, encoded by the coding sequence ATGCACACAACCTCCAAGGGACATATTATTCAACTTGACGGTATCCGCTTCATAGCAGTTGCCCTGGTACTGATAGACCACCTGCTTGCCGATATAAACACCATACCCTTTGGTCCGCTCGGGGTGACCATTTTCTTTGTGTTGAGCGGCTTTCTTATCACCAGGATACTACTGAAGAGCAAAGAAAAAACTGCATCCGAGCCCGGAGGGTTTAAGAAATATCTCCGCAAATTCCTGATTCGCCGTACCATCCGGATCTTCCCTGTTTATTACTTATGTATTGCCGTTTTGTACATTCTGGATGTCCCCCCCGTTCGTGAGCAGCTTGCGTGGCTGGCTTTGTATGGTACCAATATCTATATCGCTGTTAACCAGCACTGGATGGGTGTGGTAGATCATTTCTGGTCTCTGGCAGTCGAAGAACAGGTTTACTTATTTTTCCCCTTCCTGATATTTTTTGTTTCAAGAAAAAACCTGATCCCCTGGCTGGGTTTCATGGGTGTGTTCAGTGTTGCGCTGCGGTTCTATTTTTATTTCTCCGGTAAGGAATGGTTTGTCTCTTACGTGACCATGCCTGCCTGCCTTGACTCGTTTGCGCTGGGTGGCCTGATGGCCTGGCTACAACTATACAAAACCGACGTGTTTGTTCGGCTGTTCAACAAATCTTGGCCGGTGGTACTGGGGCTGCTTTCATGGATTTTACTGCATTATATATCCAAGCATCTGGGACAGAAATACAACATTGCGAACGTAGTGCTGGACCGGCTGGTTTCTTCAATCTTCTGTTTTTTCCTGATCGGACGGGGAGTAATCGGGTATGGAGGGCTCATGAAATTTTTTCTTGAAAATCCTGTCAGCGTTTACCTTGGGAAAATCAGTTATGGGATTTACTTGTATCACAACTTTGTTTACAACCACTTTCACAGCGGCCCCAACCACCCGGTTGTGAGGTTTTTCAATAAGGCTTACCGTAACTTTCCTGAGCTGGAAAATTATCCTGCCTTTCAGGTGGTGTCGGTATGTATCTTTACCGTTATGATCGCGTCGGTATCCTGGCATTTTTTTGAAAAGCCAATTAACGCACTAAA